A genomic stretch from Enterobacter dykesii includes:
- the hemG gene encoding menaquinone-dependent protoporphyrinogen IX dehydrogenase: MKTLILFSTRDGQTREIAAYLASELKELGIYSDVVNLNRAEQIAWQEYDRVVIGASIRYGHFHPALDRFVKKHTAVLNKLPGAFYSVNLVARKAEKRTPQTNSYTRKFLLGSPWQPDLCAVFAGALRYPRYRWYDRFMIRLIMKMTGGETDTRKEVVYTDWSQVASFAREIAHLTGDSRHK, encoded by the coding sequence ATGAAAACATTGATTCTTTTCTCTACGCGAGACGGGCAAACGCGTGAGATTGCCGCTTATCTGGCGTCGGAATTAAAAGAGCTGGGTATTTACTCTGATGTGGTGAACCTGAACCGTGCGGAGCAGATAGCCTGGCAGGAGTACGATCGCGTGGTAATTGGCGCGTCAATTCGTTACGGGCATTTCCATCCGGCGCTGGATCGCTTTGTGAAAAAGCACACGGCGGTACTCAACAAATTGCCCGGTGCGTTTTACTCGGTCAACCTGGTCGCACGTAAAGCCGAGAAGCGTACGCCACAAACGAACAGCTACACGCGCAAGTTTTTACTCGGCTCGCCGTGGCAGCCAGACCTGTGCGCCGTCTTTGCCGGCGCGCTGCGCTATCCTCGCTACCGCTGGTATGACCGCTTTATGATCCGCCTGATTATGAAGATGACCGGGGGTGAAACCGATACGCGTAAAGAAGTGGTTTATACCGACTGGTCGCAGGTGGCCAGTTTTGCGCGGGAAATCGCACATTTAACGGGCGATTCGCGACATAAATAA
- the trkH gene encoding Trk system potassium transporter TrkH, whose product MHFRAITRIVGLLVILFSGTMILPGLVALIYRDGAGRAFTQTFFVALAIGSLLWWPNRRQKGELKSREGFLIVVLFWTVLGSVGSLPFIFSEQPNLSITDAFFESFSGLTTTGATTLVGLDSLPHAILFYRQMLQWFGGMGIIVLAVAILPILGVGGMQLYRAEMPGPLKDNKMRPRIAETAKTLWLIYVLLTVACALALWFAGMPAFDAIGHSFATIAIGGFSTHDASVGYFDSPTINTIIAIFLLISGCNYGLHFSLLSGRSLKVYWRDPEFRMFIGVQLTLVIICTLVLWFHNVYNSALTTLNQAFFQVVSMATTAGFTTDSIARWPLFLPVLLLCSAFIGGCAGSTGGGLKVIRILLLFKQGNRELKRLVHPNAVYSIKLGNRALPERILEAVWGFFSAYALVFIVSMLAIIATGVDDFSAFASVVATLNNLGPGLGVVADNFASMNPVAKWILIANMLFGRLEVFTLLVLFTPTFWRE is encoded by the coding sequence ATGCATTTTCGTGCCATAACCCGAATCGTTGGACTGCTGGTCATACTCTTTTCCGGGACGATGATTCTCCCAGGACTGGTGGCGCTTATCTATCGGGACGGCGCGGGACGGGCATTTACCCAGACCTTCTTTGTCGCGCTGGCGATCGGCTCGCTGCTGTGGTGGCCAAACCGTCGTCAGAAAGGTGAGCTGAAATCTCGCGAAGGATTTCTGATTGTGGTCCTGTTCTGGACGGTGCTGGGAAGCGTTGGTTCGCTGCCCTTCATCTTCTCTGAACAGCCTAACCTGAGCATCACGGATGCCTTTTTTGAATCGTTCTCCGGTTTAACAACCACCGGGGCGACGACGCTGGTGGGGCTGGATTCACTCCCGCACGCCATTCTCTTTTATCGTCAGATGCTGCAGTGGTTCGGGGGGATGGGGATCATCGTCCTGGCAGTGGCTATTCTTCCTATTCTGGGCGTTGGCGGCATGCAGCTTTATCGCGCCGAAATGCCCGGGCCGCTGAAAGATAACAAGATGCGTCCGCGTATTGCCGAGACGGCGAAAACCCTCTGGCTTATCTATGTATTACTGACGGTGGCCTGTGCGCTGGCGCTATGGTTTGCCGGGATGCCGGCTTTCGACGCCATCGGACACAGCTTTGCGACGATTGCTATCGGCGGGTTTTCCACCCACGATGCCAGCGTCGGATACTTCGACAGCCCAACGATTAACACCATCATTGCCATTTTCCTGCTGATTTCAGGCTGTAACTACGGTCTGCACTTCTCTTTACTGAGCGGGCGCAGCCTGAAGGTGTACTGGCGTGACCCAGAGTTCCGCATGTTCATTGGCGTCCAGCTGACGCTGGTGATCATCTGTACCCTGGTGCTGTGGTTCCATAATGTTTACAACTCCGCGCTGACTACGCTAAATCAGGCGTTCTTCCAGGTGGTATCGATGGCGACGACCGCCGGGTTTACCACGGATAGCATCGCGCGCTGGCCGCTGTTCCTGCCGGTGCTGCTGTTATGCTCGGCATTTATCGGGGGCTGTGCGGGGTCTACGGGCGGCGGTCTGAAGGTGATTCGTATTCTGCTGCTGTTTAAGCAGGGGAACCGTGAGCTGAAGCGCCTGGTCCACCCTAACGCGGTTTACAGCATTAAGCTGGGGAACCGCGCGCTGCCGGAACGTATCCTCGAAGCGGTGTGGGGATTCTTCTCGGCGTATGCGCTGGTCTTTATCGTCAGCATGCTGGCGATTATCGCGACGGGGGTGGATGATTTCTCCGCCTTTGCGTCCGTCGTAGCAACATTGAATAACCTCGGGCCCGGCCTGGGCGTTGTGGCGGATAACTTTGCCAGCATGAACCCGGTCGCGAAATGGATCCTCATCGCCAATATGCTGTTTGGTCGTCTTGAGGTCTTTACGCTGCTGGTGCTGTTCACCCCTACATTCTGGCGCGAGTAA
- a CDS encoding IMPACT family protein, producing the protein MESWLIPAEPVTFVEEIKKSRFITLLAHTDGVEAAKAFVESVRAEHPDARHHCVAWVAGPPDDSQQLGFSDDGEPAGTAGKPMLSQLMGSGVGEITAVVVRYYGGILLGTGGLVKAYGGGVQQALNMLTTIRKTPLTEYTLLCDYAQLSGIETLLKQFNGVIAHSEYQAMVQLRVALPQAELAAFSAKLADFSRGSLQLLPIEE; encoded by the coding sequence ATGGAAAGCTGGCTGATACCGGCTGAACCGGTCACCTTTGTTGAGGAAATCAAGAAAAGCCGCTTTATTACGCTGCTGGCGCATACCGACGGCGTAGAGGCGGCAAAGGCGTTTGTCGAATCCGTTCGGGCTGAGCATCCTGACGCGCGTCACCACTGTGTGGCGTGGGTGGCAGGGCCGCCGGACGATTCACAACAGCTGGGGTTTTCCGACGACGGTGAACCGGCGGGCACGGCCGGTAAACCCATGCTTTCGCAGCTGATGGGCAGCGGCGTGGGTGAAATTACCGCCGTGGTGGTGCGCTACTACGGCGGCATCCTGTTGGGCACGGGTGGGCTGGTAAAAGCCTATGGCGGCGGAGTTCAGCAGGCACTGAATATGCTCACAACTATCCGCAAAACGCCGCTCACCGAATATACTTTGTTGTGCGATTACGCTCAGCTATCGGGCATTGAAACGCTGCTCAAACAGTTTAACGGCGTCATCGCGCACAGTGAATATCAGGCAATGGTGCAATTACGCGTGGCGCTTCCGCAGGCGGAGCTGGCTGCTTTTTCAGCAAAACTGGCTGATTTTAGTCGTGGTTCGTTGCAATTGCTGCCGATTGAAGAATAA
- the pepQ gene encoding Xaa-Pro dipeptidase, whose product MDSLASLYKNHIVTLQERTRDVLARFKLDALLIHSGELMNTFLDDHAYPFKVNPQFKAWVPVTQVPNCWLLVDGVNKPKLWFYLPVDYWHNVEPLPTSFWTEEIDVIALPKADGIGSQLPAARGNIAYIGPVPERALGLDIPADKLNPKGVLDYLHYYRAYKTDYELYCMREAQKTAVNGHRAAHEAFQSGMSEFDINQAYLTATGHRDTDVPYSNIVALNEHASVLHYTKLDHHVPSEMRSFLLDAGAEYNGYAADLTRTWAANADTDFAQLIKDVNDEQLALIATMKAGTSYVDYHIQFHQRIAKLLRKHQIVKDMSEEAMVENDLTGPFMPHGIGHPLGLQVHDVAGFMQDDTGTHLAAPSKYPYLRCTRILEPRMVLTIEPGIYFIESLLAPWREGQFSKHFNWEKIDALKPFGGIRIEDNVVVHENGIENMTRDLKLA is encoded by the coding sequence ATGGACTCACTGGCTTCGCTTTATAAAAATCATATCGTTACCCTACAGGAACGTACCCGCGATGTACTGGCCCGCTTTAAGCTGGATGCGCTGCTGATCCACTCCGGCGAGCTGATGAATACCTTTCTGGATGACCACGCTTATCCGTTTAAGGTGAACCCGCAGTTTAAAGCCTGGGTGCCGGTGACTCAGGTTCCAAATTGCTGGCTGCTGGTGGATGGCGTGAACAAGCCGAAGCTGTGGTTCTACCTGCCGGTCGATTACTGGCACAACGTAGAGCCGCTGCCGACCTCTTTCTGGACGGAAGAGATTGATGTGATTGCACTGCCGAAAGCGGACGGCATTGGCAGCCAGCTGCCTGCCGCGCGGGGCAACATCGCCTATATTGGCCCTGTTCCGGAGCGCGCGCTGGGTCTGGATATTCCGGCAGACAAACTCAATCCGAAAGGCGTGCTGGATTACCTGCACTATTATCGCGCGTATAAAACCGACTACGAACTTTACTGCATGCGTGAAGCGCAAAAAACGGCGGTGAACGGTCACCGTGCCGCGCATGAAGCGTTCCAGTCGGGGATGAGCGAGTTCGACATCAATCAGGCCTATCTGACCGCGACGGGCCACCGTGATACCGACGTGCCGTACAGCAATATCGTCGCGCTGAACGAGCACGCGTCCGTGCTTCACTACACCAAACTGGATCACCACGTTCCGTCGGAGATGCGCAGCTTCCTGCTTGACGCAGGCGCCGAGTACAACGGTTACGCGGCCGACCTGACCCGTACCTGGGCGGCGAATGCGGATACCGATTTCGCGCAGCTGATTAAAGACGTGAACGATGAACAGCTGGCGCTGATTGCCACCATGAAGGCGGGAACCAGCTATGTGGATTATCACATCCAGTTCCATCAGCGCATCGCTAAACTGCTGCGTAAGCATCAGATTGTGAAAGACATGAGCGAAGAGGCGATGGTCGAAAACGATCTGACCGGGCCATTTATGCCGCACGGTATCGGCCACCCGCTGGGCCTGCAGGTTCACGACGTTGCGGGCTTTATGCAGGATGACACCGGCACGCACCTGGCGGCACCGTCTAAATATCCTTACCTGCGCTGCACCCGTATTCTGGAGCCGCGTATGGTGCTGACGATTGAACCGGGGATCTACTTTATCGAATCCCTGCTGGCGCCGTGGCGTGAAGGGCAGTTCAGCAAGCACTTCAACTGGGAAAAAATTGACGCGCTGAAGCCGTTTGGCGGTATTCGCATCGAAGATAACGTGGTGGTTCACGAAAACGGTATTGAGAATATGACGCGAGACCTGAAGCTGGCCTGA
- the fadB gene encoding fatty acid oxidation complex subunit alpha FadB: MLYKGDTLYLNWLEDGIAELVFDAPGSVNKLDTATVASLGQALDVLEKQPELKGLLLRSNKAAFIVGADITEFLSLFLVPEEQLSQWLHFANSVFNRLEDLPVPTISAVNGYALGGGCECVLATDYRLATPDLRIGLPETRLGIMPGFGGSVRMPRMLGADSALEIIAAGKDVGAEQAQKIGLVDGVVKPEKLVEGALAILRQAINGDLDWKAKRQPKLEPLKLSKIEATMSFTIAKGMVMQTAGKHYPAPITAVKTIEAAARLGRDEALKLENQSFVPLAHTNEARALVGIFLNDQFVKGKAKQLTKNVETPKHAAVLGAGIMGGGIAYQSAWKGVPVVMKDISEKSLTLGMTEAAKLLNKQLERGKIDGLKLAGVISTIQPVLEYSGFDRVDVVVEAVVENPKVKKAVLAETEDKVRPETVLASNTSTIPISELASVLKRPENFCGMHFFNPVHRMPLVEVIRGEKTSDETIAKVVAWASKMGKTPIVVNDCPGFFVNRVLFPYFAGFSQLLRDGADFRKIDKVMEKQFGWPMGPAYLLDVVGIDTAHHAQAVMAAGFPQRMQKDYRDAIDALFDANRFGQKNGLGFWRYKEDSKGKPKKEEDAAVDGLLADVSQPKRDFTDDEIIARMMIPMINEVVRCLEEGIIASPAEADMALVYGLGFPPFHGGAFRWLDTLGSARYLDMAQQYQHLGPLYEVPEGLRNKARHNEPYYPAVEPARPVGELKTA; the protein is encoded by the coding sequence ATGCTCTACAAAGGCGACACCCTGTACCTCAACTGGCTGGAAGATGGCATTGCCGAACTGGTGTTCGATGCCCCCGGCTCAGTGAACAAGCTTGATACCGCGACGGTGGCCAGTCTTGGCCAGGCGCTGGATGTTCTTGAAAAACAACCTGAATTAAAAGGGCTGCTGCTGCGTTCGAACAAAGCGGCCTTTATCGTCGGTGCCGATATCACCGAGTTTCTTTCGCTGTTCCTGGTCCCGGAAGAACAGCTGAGCCAGTGGCTGCACTTTGCCAACAGCGTCTTTAATCGTCTGGAAGATCTGCCTGTCCCGACCATTTCCGCCGTTAACGGCTACGCGCTGGGCGGCGGCTGCGAATGCGTACTCGCGACCGACTACCGTCTGGCGACACCGGACCTGCGCATCGGCCTGCCGGAAACCAGGCTGGGCATCATGCCGGGCTTTGGCGGCTCCGTCCGTATGCCGCGCATGCTCGGTGCCGACAGCGCGCTGGAAATCATTGCGGCAGGTAAAGATGTTGGTGCAGAACAGGCTCAGAAAATCGGCCTGGTCGACGGCGTCGTGAAGCCTGAGAAACTGGTTGAAGGCGCACTCGCCATTCTGCGTCAGGCCATTAACGGCGATCTCGACTGGAAAGCCAAACGCCAGCCGAAGCTGGAGCCGTTAAAACTCAGCAAGATTGAAGCCACCATGAGCTTCACCATCGCCAAAGGCATGGTGATGCAGACGGCGGGTAAACACTACCCGGCGCCGATCACGGCGGTGAAAACCATTGAAGCGGCTGCTCGTCTCGGACGCGATGAAGCGCTGAAGCTCGAAAATCAAAGCTTTGTCCCGCTGGCGCACACCAATGAAGCTCGCGCGCTGGTCGGTATCTTCCTCAACGATCAGTTTGTGAAGGGTAAAGCCAAGCAGCTGACCAAAAACGTTGAGACGCCAAAACATGCGGCGGTACTCGGCGCGGGCATTATGGGTGGCGGCATCGCTTACCAGTCGGCCTGGAAAGGCGTGCCGGTAGTGATGAAAGACATCAGCGAGAAATCCCTGACGCTGGGCATGACCGAAGCGGCCAAGCTGCTGAATAAACAGCTGGAGCGCGGAAAAATTGACGGGCTGAAGCTTGCAGGTGTGATCTCCACCATTCAGCCCGTGCTGGAATACAGCGGTTTCGACCGTGTGGACGTAGTAGTCGAAGCCGTCGTCGAGAACCCGAAAGTCAAAAAAGCGGTGCTGGCAGAAACGGAAGATAAAGTTCGTCCTGAGACCGTGCTGGCCTCTAACACCTCCACCATTCCAATCAGCGAACTGGCGAGCGTGCTGAAGCGTCCGGAAAACTTCTGCGGGATGCACTTCTTCAACCCGGTACACCGTATGCCGCTGGTCGAAGTGATCCGCGGGGAAAAAACCTCTGACGAAACCATCGCTAAAGTGGTGGCATGGGCGAGCAAGATGGGCAAAACGCCGATCGTTGTTAACGACTGCCCGGGCTTCTTCGTCAACCGCGTGCTGTTCCCTTACTTCGCCGGCTTCAGCCAGCTGCTGCGCGACGGTGCGGACTTCCGCAAAATCGACAAAGTAATGGAGAAACAGTTCGGCTGGCCGATGGGCCCGGCGTATCTGCTGGATGTGGTCGGCATTGATACCGCCCACCATGCTCAGGCGGTGATGGCGGCAGGCTTCCCGCAGCGTATGCAGAAAGATTATCGCGACGCCATTGACGCTTTGTTCGATGCTAACCGCTTCGGCCAGAAAAACGGCCTGGGCTTCTGGCGCTATAAAGAAGACAGCAAAGGCAAACCGAAGAAAGAAGAAGATGCCGCGGTGGATGGCCTGCTGGCCGACGTCAGCCAGCCAAAACGTGACTTCACCGACGATGAAATCATCGCCCGCATGATGATCCCGATGATCAACGAAGTGGTGCGTTGCCTTGAAGAAGGCATCATCGCCAGCCCGGCAGAGGCCGACATGGCGCTGGTGTACGGCCTGGGCTTCCCTCCGTTCCACGGCGGCGCGTTCCGCTGGCTGGACACGCTCGGCAGCGCCCGCTATCTCGATATGGCTCAGCAGTATCAGCACCTCGGCCCGCTTTATGAGGTGCCGGAAGGGCTGCGTAACAAAGCGCGCCATAACGAACCCTACTATCCAGCAGTTGAGCCAGCCCGTCCGGTTGGCGAGCTGAAAACGGCTTAA
- the fadA gene encoding acetyl-CoA C-acyltransferase FadA yields MEKVVIVDAIRTPMGRSKGGAFRNVRAEDLSAHLMRSLLARNPALDPAALDDIYWGCVQQTLEQGFNIARNASLLAEIPHSVPAVTVNRLCGSSMQALHDAARMIMTGDAQACLVGGVEHMGHVPMSHGVDFHPGMSRNVAKAAGMMGLTAEMLSRLHGISREMQDAFAARSHARAWAATQSGAFKNEIIPTGGHDADGVLKQFSYDEVIRPETTVEALSTLRPAFDPVTGTVTAGTSSALSDGAAAMLVMSESRARDLGLTPRARVRSMAVVGCDPSIMGYGPVPASKLALKKAGLAASDIDLFEMNEAFAAQILPCIKDLGLMEQIDEKINLNGGAIALGHPLGCSGARISTTLINLMERKDAQFGLATMCIGLGQGIATVFERV; encoded by the coding sequence ATGGAAAAGGTTGTCATTGTTGATGCGATTCGCACCCCGATGGGCCGTTCAAAAGGCGGTGCATTCCGTAACGTGCGTGCGGAAGACCTCTCCGCGCATCTGATGCGTAGCCTGCTGGCGCGTAACCCGGCGCTGGATCCTGCTGCGCTGGACGATATCTACTGGGGCTGCGTGCAGCAGACCCTGGAGCAAGGTTTCAACATCGCCCGTAACGCGTCGCTGCTGGCGGAGATCCCGCATTCGGTTCCGGCCGTCACCGTCAACCGCCTGTGCGGTTCGTCAATGCAGGCTCTGCACGACGCGGCGCGGATGATCATGACCGGTGATGCGCAGGCCTGCCTGGTGGGCGGCGTTGAGCACATGGGTCACGTGCCGATGAGCCACGGGGTCGATTTTCATCCTGGCATGAGCCGTAACGTGGCGAAAGCCGCGGGGATGATGGGCCTGACCGCCGAGATGCTCTCTCGTCTGCACGGCATCAGCCGTGAAATGCAGGATGCCTTTGCCGCACGCTCTCACGCTCGCGCATGGGCGGCGACGCAGTCCGGTGCCTTTAAGAATGAGATCATCCCGACCGGCGGCCACGACGCTGACGGCGTACTGAAGCAGTTCAGCTACGACGAAGTCATCCGCCCGGAAACCACCGTAGAAGCACTTTCTACCCTGCGCCCTGCGTTTGATCCGGTCACCGGTACGGTAACGGCAGGTACTTCGTCGGCGCTGTCCGACGGTGCCGCCGCGATGCTGGTGATGAGCGAAAGTCGTGCCCGCGATCTGGGCTTAACGCCTCGCGCTCGGGTACGTTCGATGGCGGTCGTGGGCTGCGATCCTTCAATCATGGGTTACGGCCCGGTTCCGGCCTCGAAGCTGGCGCTGAAAAAAGCGGGATTAGCCGCCAGCGACATCGACCTGTTTGAAATGAACGAAGCGTTCGCCGCGCAGATCCTGCCGTGTATTAAGGATCTGGGGCTAATGGAGCAGATCGACGAGAAGATTAACCTCAACGGCGGCGCGATCGCCCTCGGTCACCCGCTGGGCTGCTCCGGGGCGCGTATCAGCACGACGC